The stretch of DNA GGGGTGTGTAGATCTCTTCGTTCTCAAAAAGCCCATAAAATGTGAGAGTGACAGGATCTTTTCTTACCGCATCCTGCTGACCTTTTTGCCTAAAACAAGAAGTGAGAAGGAGCGAGGCAAGCAGCAAAACGGTGATGGAGATTCTTATGGTTTTTTTCATGGCGGCGAGAAGTGGTCCTTGGCATTATATACTGCGAATCCCCTGAAGGAAATAGTGCTTGTTGATTAAAAACCAGTGCATTTTTTTGAGGGGAGGAAAAATGGTTTTGAGCAGAAAAGAAAGCGCCAAAATCGGCTTGGAGCTCAAGACCGTGAGGACACTTTTCTTGAGCCCACTTGGCAGGACGGGAACAGCGGGCTGCTTTTTTTGGAAGAGGACTGCCGATTTCCCTATCTTAAAGGCGCGATCTTTGAGAGAATCTTCCGACATAAAATGATCGTGATGTGCTAAGGCTTCGGGCTTATACATAAGCTTCATCCCTCTTTGGCTCAAGCGATATCCGAGCTCGATGTCTTCCCATCCGTAAACCTTAAAATCAGGATCGAAAGACTCCTTTTCCAAAAGATCTTTTTTGATGGAAATGTTGGAGGTGTAAAAATACCAAAAACTCACCTCCTCCATGGGCTTCAAGTGATGATACGCAAATTGAGGGCCTCCGTGCGTGAGCCATTCCATGAAGGGTGTGATTTCTTGGCTTGGATCCCACTCGGTGAGCCCCAGGCAGGCGAATTCTTTTTCCGGGTGCTCTCGATGAAACTCCGTATGTTTCAAAAGAAAATCCGGAGAGCCATAAATGTCATCTCCTATAAATAAGATCACCTGCCCCTGAGCTTGCCGAAGTGCTTTATTACGAGCATTGCCCTGCCCCGCATTTTCCTGATGAAGGTGTTTTATATTGTTCCAGTCCTTTGCCCATCGCTCCAAAACTTTTGGAGTGGAGTCCGTGCTCCCGTCGTCCACCACCAAGACTTCAAAACTTTCACTCGCCAAACTTTGTTCCCGCAAAGCGTGAAGACATTTCTCAAGCTTCTCAGCTCGATTGTAAGTGGGGATGATGACGGAAAGAAAGGGTGCCATTATCCTTACTTTAATACTTAATTTGGAAAATTCCTATGGAGAGAGGTGGGCTCATGAATCCCACGCCTCCCCAATAAGCGCTCGAATCCTCTACGCCGCCACAAGTTCCTTGGCTTCTTCCGCCAGTTCTTGGCTTTGGATGCTTTGATGGTCTCTTTCGTATTTAAAGAGATGCACATCATTCAAGACCACTTCCGTGACATAGTGCATGACTTTGTCGTTGCCTTCGTAGGCACGGTTGGTTAAGCGGCCTTCCACCATGACGGGGGTGCCTTTGCGCAAATGCTTGGCGCAGATTTCCGCCAGCTTTTCCCAGGCCACGATGCGGTGGAAGTCGGCACTCTTCTTGAGTGTCCCCTCTTGGTCCAGCCATTCGTTGTTGGTGGCGATGGCAAAACTGAGTACGGATTTTCCACTTTTGGTGGATTTTATTTGGGGGTCTGCCACGACATGACCCAAAATACTCACACGATTGATGCTTTTCATAGAAAGGGGGTTAATGATAAGCTCTTCTTTTATAACAAGCTGACCTTTATAAAATCCTGAATTTATTCTTAAATAGTTCTGAATCTTTCCTGACAAAAATCATTATGTTTACCGGAATTGTTGAAAACTTAGGGACCGTTCAAAAGATTTCGCCCGATGCGGGTGGGGTTGAGCTCCTGATTCATAGCGATTTTCCGCAAAAATACCTGAAAAAAGGCACCAGTGTTTTGGTGAATGGAGTGTGTTTGACGGTGGAAAAGAGTGATTCCAAAAAAAAGGAATTCACCCTCCATCTGGTTGAAGAGTCCCTGGCACGAACGGCGTTCAAAAGTGTAAAACTTGGGGATAAAGTGAACCTTGAGTCCTCCCTTACCCTCAATAAAGCTTTGGCGGGGCATTTGGTTTTGGGCCACATTGACTTCACGGCACGGGTTTTACGGGAAGCCCCTCTCCTGGAGCTGGAAATCCCAAAGCCGTACTGCAAGTATTTCCCTGAAAAGGGTTCTATTACCGTGCATGGCGTGAGTCTCACCATTGCAAAACGCAGTACAAATCATATTCAAGTCGCCTTGATCCCTGAAACGCTTAGGTCCACCAATTTGGCTTCTTTCAAAAAAGGGGATTCCCTTAATATTGAAATTGATGTCTTGGCGCGCTATCTTGAAAGCCTTCTTGCCCCTTCTCTATGAAAATTGCCATCGTGGCCTCTGAATTCAACCCGGAAGTGACTGAGCCTTTGCTCGCCGAATGCTTGCGAGGGCTTAAGGAACAGGGTATCGAGCCCCTGGTGACCCGCGTGCCGGGTGCTGTTGAAATTCCATTGACCGCCCAAAAAATCATTCGAAATGAGCGGCCTGATGCCGTGATTGCACTGGGGTGTGTCATTAAAGGAGAAACCGAGCATTACGACCTGGTTTGCACAATGTGTGGAGATGGAATCATGGCCACGATGCTCGAAACCGGAGTTCCTATTATTTTTGAAGTTTTGATGGTGGATGATGAGAAAAAGGCCTTGGCACGGATTCCAAAAGGCTATGAAGCAGCTTTTACCGCGGTGAAGATGGCGAAACTCATTCGAAACGCTTCTTAATAAAGCCCAGCCAGCGTTTTACGGCAGAGCGACAAAGAAACCAGTTCAAACTGAGAAGCGCCCAGGGTGCGGCTCCGCTTGCGCTTGCAAGAGAGTCGGAAAAAAGAACGGAAGTGGTGTAATTATTGGTGAAGATCTGCTCCTCTACATTTTGATGGTACAGAAAATAAGTTACGCCCAAAGCAAGGCCAAGGATGAAAATCACCCCCAGGGCCTTAAGAAGTAGCATGGTCTTTTTCTTTGTATTTTTCATAGATCCTCTTATTTTAACATAAAAAAGACTACCTGTCACTACACCTTTGCGATGTTTTTAGTTAAGCTGGGCTCATGTCATCCCTTCGTACACTTCATTCCACTGATTTTTCCGGCAAACGGGTCCTGCTTCGAACCGATTACAATGTCCCTGTAAAAGATGGTGAGGTGCAGGATAGGACTCGAATTGAAGAGAGCCTCCCCACCCTTCGTTTTTTGGAGAGTCAGGGGGCTAAAATCATTATTGCGAGTCATTTGGGACGACCCAAGGGAAAGCCTGCAGATGAATTCCGTTTGGATCCTGTGGCTCGCGAGCTCTCTGCTCTGCTTGGCAAGCCGGTAAAAAAACTCGACGACTGCGTTGGCCCAGCGGTTGAAGCTGCCATTGCCACGATGCAAGCGGGAGACATTATTCTTTTGGAAAATCTGCGCTTTCATCCTGAGGAAGAGGCGAATGATCCTCACTTTGCTCAAGCCTTGGCGGCACTTGCCGATGTTTTTGTGAGTGATGCTTTTGGTACCGTACACCGTGCTCACGCCAGTACAGAGGGAATTGGCCATCAACTCCCCGCCATTGCCGGACTCCTGATTGAAAAGGAGGTGAAGGCTTTGGGTACTTTGTTGGAAAGCCCTGCTCACCCCGTCTGCCTTATTGTGGGAGGAGCCAAGGTGGACACAAAAATTGGAATCTTGGAAAAATTTCTCACCATTGCCGACTCTTTTCTTATTGGAGGAGCCTTGGCCAATACTTTTTTAAAAGCTCAGGGTGTTGATATTGGGGCTTCGCTCCATGAAGAAGAGAAGCTTTCGGTCGCCCGTAAGTTCCTGGCGGAGGCTGCCGGTAAAGAGGTTCTGCTGCCCACGGATTTTGCACAAGAAGAAGTGGAGGGTTCTTTTAAAATCTTGGATTTGGGTGAAAAAACGGTGGAAGCCTATTTGGCTGTGATCGAAAAAGCAAAAACCATTATTTGGAACGGGCCCTTGGGGCTCTATGAGATGGAGGCCTTTGCAAAAGGAACAAAAGCAATTGCGAAAGGAGTTGCGGAGTCCGGTGCCTCTACAGTGCTTGGTGGCGGAGACACCGTGGATGCCATCCACCATTTTGGCTACACAGGAAAAGAGTTCGGCCACATTTCCACCGGTGGTGGGGCTATGTTGGAGTTTCTGGAGGGAAAAGAGCTGCCAGGACTTAAAATCCTGATGGATTAGATAAAGATGCGATGTAATTCTCCAAAAGGATTTGGGCGCTGCGACTGTCTACGCGCTTCATCCTTGGCACAAAGGCTTCTTGGCTTGAGAACCGTTCGTCGATGGTGCAAATGGGGAGACCACAAGCGTCCCGAATGAGTTCGATCTGTCGAATGGCTTTCTTGGTTTGTGGGCTGTGTTTCCCGTCCAAACGAAGAGGAAGCCCCAAAAGCACTCCGATACAGTTCTCTTCCTCCAGTATTTTTTTGAGTTTTATCAAAAGATCCATATTGGATTTGTGTTTGATCTCCTCTCTTAAAAACGCGACTTTTTGATCTTTATCTGAAATGGAAACTCCCGTGTAGGCGGTCCCCAAATCCAGCGCGCAAATTTTCCCTTCACTCGGCAATAACATGGATGAGAAAGTTAGTGGAAATGTCTTTAAAAAGTTGAGCCGAAACGGGAACGACCCCCAAGCTCTTGATGGGCTCGGCCAGATTGATCTGCTTCTCCGGAATATCCACGAGCAATTGAGCTTGCACGGCTTTGGCAATGTCTTTTTCGTGCAAGGAGGCGTAGAGCTTCCCTGTTTCACTGGCTTTTCCTTGAATAGTGACGGTTTTCCCCTCCAATTTGGCCTTCACGGATAGTGCGCTTTCTTTGATGGTTTCGAGCTTCTCTACCGCCTTGGCTTGCTGAGCCCGCACATGTCCAACCTGTGAACTGGTGGCTGGAACGGCCAGCTTCCTTGGAGCGAGAAAATTCTGGAAATAGCCGTCGGAGACTTCTTTGATTTCTCCTTTTTGGCCTAAATTTTTGACGAGGGTGCAAAGTACAACTTTCATAGCTTGGGGATTATTAATTCAGTGTCCATAAATGGATGGTGGAGAACCGGTCTTTAGGAAGCAGGAGTTTATCGAATTCCACTCCGGTGACTTTGGTGTCCACCAAATAGTAATAACTGGGAGTGTAAAGGAAAACGGCAGGGACATCGGCGGCGATGGTTTCTGCCAAATCCTGCAAAAGCTCCTGTTTCTTTTCCTCATCAAAGGATCCGCGAATGCTTTCGATTAAGAAATCTGCTTCCGGATTGATGTAGTTGGATAAATTGAGTCCCGTTTCACTCACTTGGCTGGAATGCCAATATGCAAAAGTATCCTGGTTGTATCCCAGGCTTTGCCCATAAAGCAAAATATCATAATCCCGTGTTTTTATTTTTTCTTCCAAGACTTCCAATGGGTAGGACTCTACCGTCACCTCCACGCCAATGGCGCCCAACTGTTCTACGATCAGGTCCGCAGTGAGCTGCCCCACTTCTTCTTGCAGGGCGTTTTCCACCCCAAAGTCCCTTCTTAAAAGTCTCAGTGAGAAGCTTTCGCCCTCTTCGTTGCTACGAACGGTTGCCCCTTCTTCCAGCTTCCATCCCGCATCAAAAAGTGCACCTTGCGCCTCATTGGTATCTGCCGCAAAGAGCCATTCTTCCTGATTCAATTCCAAAAGAGGGGTGTCGATTCGAACGCGATAATTGATGGCTTCCAAAATCTCCTCTTTATCGATTGCCTTTGAAATGCCAAGTCGTTCTTTGTTTTTTGATAGAAAGGGTGCATCGGTGTTGAAGAATAGCGCGGTATACTGAGGGAGTTCATACTGATAAGTCACCAGGTTGTTGAGATTCATTTCATCCAAAAGACTCTGACGGATTCGAGCGGCTCCATTCCACACTGATCGATTGTTTACCAGCTCTTGTGCGCTTGGGTAAGCCACAAAACGGAGTTTTTCGATTTGTGGGAGGTTTCCATAGTATTGGGGAAATATTTCTAAAGAAACGGAAGTGGAGCCATCCCCATTGATTTCGTAAGGAGAAAGCACTTGATAGGGGCCGGTTCCTACGGGAAGTTGATTGAAATCGTGAGTATCGAGTTCGGCGACGGGAACTTCGCCCAAAAGGTGTTCCGGCAAGAGTCCAACGGCCAAACTGGTGAAGAAGAAGGAATTGGGAGAGCTGAGGGTGAAGCTGACCGTACGGGTGTTGACCTGCTCGATTTTAACGCCCTCAAAGTTTGATTTTAAGATAGGGTTGTCGAATTCCGGACTTTGAATCACTGTGGCATAGGTGAAGAAGATATCATCCGCCGTCACTTCTTCGCCATCGTGCCAAAATACATTGTTTCTTAAGGTGAAGGTGTATGTCAGTTGATCTTCACTCAAGGTGTGAGTGGCAATGTCTTCATCAAATGTCCCCGTGAGGGCATTGTATCGCACCAAACCTGAAAAGATCAGGCTGGAGATGTCGGTGTCCGCCTCGCTGAATTCCGTGAACACAGGGTTGAGATGGGTGATTTCGCCCACTAGACCCTCACTATAGCTTTTTTGAGTGCTTCCAAATTGGGCATCGGTCCAGAACAGGATGGAAAGCGTGCTCAGGACAAAAACGGTGAGCATGAAAAGACTGAGCACCTTTTCCTTACGCGTGAAGGAACGAAGTGTTCTAAAAAATAGATTCATTGAACGAAGTTAAGAGAGAGTGAAAGAACTAAAAATAGAACAATCATTCCAACGGTAGCTTGGGCAAGTACTCGTTCCGCTCCCCTTTTCTTGGTTTGAATTGCTCCACCTCCAACCCCTGCAATTCCTTCCCCAAGACCGCTTCCGCGTTCCTGAATAAGAATTAAGATGGCCAGGAGAATGGATACGATGATCTGTGCGATGAGAAGTGCGGTTTGCATAATTATATTGGATATGGCTTACGCCGTGTTATTCGTCTTTCAAGAACCAGTGAATCAGCCAATTGGCTAAGCCAAAGATAACGGCTGCGAGCAGATAGGTCAAGACCCCATCCACTTCCAAATTTACCCCTTCAAAATCTAAAACTTCCAAAATCGCTTCCGACAGGTAGAGCATCAGGGCGTTCAGTACGATGAGGAAGAGCCCACCTGTTATGAAAACCAGAGGAAAGGCCAGGAGCTTTAAAATGGGCTTGAGGATAAAGTTGAGGACGGTAAGGATTATGGCCACAATCAGTGGAGCCACCCACCCCCCTTCAAAAACGAATCCGTCCAGAAGCTTGCTCACCAGGAATAGGGCGAGAGCGTTGGCCAAAATGGTGATGAGCATTCTCATAAATTTATGGGTTGATTCTTTTGATACCTACTTTAGCAGAAATTCCGTCGATTTCGATCTTTTTTTCGAGGTCCCCATCCAAATTTCCCTTTTGTGAAAGCTCTTCGGCAAGCGTTTCTTCTTTAATGCTATCTGCAAAACGGGTCACCGCTTCCTCCAATTGTCCACTGGTCTCGATTAAAAGCTGAATGTGATCGCTCACTTCAAAGTTGGCTTCTTTCCGCATGTCTTGTACGACGCGGATGAGTTCACGCATCAAGCCTTCCAGATACAAGTCATCGCTTATTTCCGTATCCAGACTCACCACGATGCCATCTTCAGACTCAATATCCACTCCTTCCTTGCCTTTGTAGGCCAGCTCAAGCTCTTCCGGCTCCAAAGAGTAACCCGCCACTTCCACTTTTCCGTCTTTTGAGACCGTGAAGTGACCGGCCTTGGCCTCTTGAATGATTTTTTGCACCTCCTTCCCATATTTTGGGCCCAGGAGTTTTGCGTTGGGTATGGCCACAAAATCCGCGACTTCGCCCGGATCTTTGAGCAATTCGAGCTCTTTTACATTCAATTCTTCCAGAATCACCTCTTTTTGCAGAAGAACCACTTTTGGATCAATGGAATGTGGCAAACCCACCACCACTTTGGAGAGCGGCTGGCGAACACGAATTTTCTTTTTTCCACGAATGGCGTGCCCCAAATTCACGATTTGTCTTGCCAGAGCCACTTCCTGATTGAGTGCGGTATTGATGAGTTTTTTATCGGCCTTTGGCCAATCCGTAAGGTGCACGGACTCTTGGTTGGTGAGATTGCGGTATATTTCATCCGAGATGAACGGCATGAACGGTGCAAGCAGTTGAGAAAATTGCACCAAGACCGTGTGCAGGGTTTGATAGGCCTCCCATTTATCGGCATCGTTTTCCGATTTCCAGAAACGGCGGCGGCTGCGACGAATGTACCAATTTGAAAGATGATCCACAAATTCCACCATGGGTCGTGTGGCTTTGGTGAGATTATAGTCTTCCATATTTTGGGTCACTTCTTCGGTGAGCGTATTGAGGTAAGAGAGAATCCATTGATCGAGTTTGTGCTTGGGCTCAAATGGCGCGTCTTGCGCTTCGAACTGATCGATGTTGGCGTAGGTCACGAAGAAACTGTAGGTATTCCAGAGTGTGAGCGTGAATTTTTTAAGCAGGTCATCCACATGTTGTTCGGAAAATCGTACATCTTCAGCGAGCGGCGCGGTGGAGGTGTATAGAAACATGCGCACAGTATCGACGCCCTTTTCCTCAAAAAGAAGATTGGGATCCGGATAATTTTTTTTGCGTTTGGAAAGTTTTTCTCCGTCGGCTGCGAGTAAAATTCCATTCACAATCACATTCTTAAAGGCAGGCTCATCAAAGAGAATGGTGGCAAGTACATGCAGGGTGTAGAACCAGCCGCGGGTTTGGTCGAGCCCTTCGGCGATGAAATTGGCCGGGAAGTTTTTTTCAAATTCCTCCTTGTTTTCAAAGGGGTAATGCAGCTGCGCGTAGGGCATGGCACCGGATTCAAACCAGCAGTCCAGGACCTCTGAAATACGAGTCATGGGGCTGGAACAATCCGGACAAGTAAGTTTGATTTCATCGATATAAGGTTTGTGCAAGTCCAGTTCTCCATCACGAGTGGGCAGCTTGCCACCGCTCATTTTTTTGAGCTCTTCCACGGAACCGATGCAGACTTGTTTCTCACAAGAATCACAGGTCCAAATGGGCAATGGAGTTCCCCAAAAACGATTTCTGGAAATGTTCCAGTCTCGCACGGTTTCCAGCCATTTTCCAAAGCGCCCGTCTTTAATGTGGTCGGGCTGCCAGTGAATTTTTTGATTGTTTTTCTGAAGCCGCTCTTTGATTTCCGTCACGCGAATGAACCAAGCCTTGGTGGCGTAGTTTAAAAGTGGCGTGTCGCAGCGCCAACAGTGCGGATAACTGTGACGGAAGTTTTCTTTTTTAAAGAGCAGGCCATTTTCCTCGAGCCAGTCGGCGATGGCGTTTTCTTGGCCTTTTACAAATTTCCCGGCCCAAGGTAAGACCTCTTTTTCAAAATGGCCGTTCATCCCCACATGTTGAATCACCGGCAGCCCCTCAGCCTTCCCCGCAAGATAATCGTCTTCTCCATAACCCGGGGCGATGTGAACGATTCCCGTTCCATCTTCAGTCGTTACAAAATCGGTTGCAATGACGCGCCAGGCGGTTTCGATCCCCGGAAGATCGGCATTTTCATAATAGGAGAAAAGCGGTTCGTATTTTTGTCCGACCAAATCGGCTCCTTTCATTTCTTTTTCGATGGTGAGCCCGTCCATGTCAAAATGTTTTTCAAGCAAGGCTTTGGCCAGAATAAACGATTTCCCCTCTTTGGAGATCTGTACATAGTCGATCTCCTTGCCCACCGCGAGCGCGACATTGCCGGGGAGTGTCCAGGGTGTTGTGGTCCAGGCCAAAAAGTAAAGGTTGCTGTTTTCTTTGCTTCGAAACTGCGCGGTCACCGTGAGGTCCGTGACATCTTTGTAGCCCTGGGATACTTCAAAGTTTGAAAGCGGCGTGCTGCAACGAGGGCAAACATGCATGGACTTAAATCCCTGGTACATCATTCCCTTTTCCCAAATCTGCTTAAAGACCCACCAGATGGATTCCATGTAATTGGCGTCCAGCGTGGCGTAGCCGTTTTCGGTGTCCACCCAGCGAGCGATTCGTTCGAAAAGGCCGCCCCACTGCTCCGTATAACGGAAGACACTTTCACGACACTTGGTGTTGAATTTTTCCACACCGAGTTTTTCAATATCTTTTCTTCCGCTCAGTTCGAGTTCTTTTTCAATCTCATATTCTACCGGTAGACCGTGACAATCCCAACCGTTCACGCGCGGTACGAAAAAGCCCTGCATGGTCTGGTAGCGCGTCACGGCATCTTTGAGCGAAAGGGCCATGATGTGGCCGTAATGCGGAAGTCCGTTGGCAAAAGGCGGCCCATCAAAGAACACGAATTTTGGCTTCCCTTTGCGCTGTTCCACACTTCGTTCAAAAATATTTTTCCGTTTCCAAAACTCCATGTGCTTATGCTCAATTTCAGGAAGGTGCGTTTTGGAATCGACGGGACGATACATATGTGTGGCTATTCTAGGAATAAAGGGTGTTCTGAGCAAGAGCTGTTTACTTATGGATATTGAATGGCTTTTAAAAAACCGCCTTGCGTTGTCACATTTGATACTTTTTCTCGCACTGAATCCCCTTTCATTTATACCAAGGCAAAGCAATCAATAGTGGCCTTAGTGGGGTATTTATAAGTTTGGTAGTGCCCACCCTTATCTTGATGCGACTGAAGATCCCTAGAACCTGGGGGCGTATGGCTTGCCATACTTATATCCTCCAGCGTTATTCCAAATCTACAATCCTCCATCCAATCATTATCCCTCGAAGCTGTCTTCCAGTGGCTTGGCGTAACAAAACATAGAAGTGGCACCTCTGGAGGTATACCGCTACCTATTCTCGTATTTGCCCTAATTCCTGCTTTTCCATCGAAACAGTATGTATGATGTGCGAGACTCAGATGAGGTCTCCCATTATGGTCGTAAATCAGTGGAATATTTTGTTTAGGGGCTATTTCCTCTGGACCCATTTGTCTGGGGAAAAGTGCTCTTGTGGGCAATGAGCCTGTATATTCTGGGAAGCCGGTGTCTCTCACAAACACCCCTCGTTTACCCAAGCTTTTGATGATCTCCTCAAGGGGGCTATCTCCTTGTTGGCCCATGAATAACCCCGACCTTGTAATAGCAAAGAGGTCACGAATAGCGTCAGCAACTTCTTGGTCTACTGGGGTTCTTTTTAAGCTTTGGGTTATTCTACTCCTACCTGAATCCCTCTGTGGAGACAAGTCCTGAAGACCCCTCACATTGCATATCCTTTGCCGAAATAGATGGCGCGCGCTAGTTGTGGTACCGTTATCAGCGGACCCCTCTTCCCAATGCTCTCCATCCATGAGAACTGCATCTAACTGCTTTTCGACTTCACAAGCTCTTTCCCCGAGCAGTCTAAGATTTTCTTTGATTTCAGCTTCAACTGGGGTCTGTGCATCCGTCATAAATTAGCTTGAAGGAATAGAAGACTGCATCTTCCCCCCAAGAATAAAATTCGTCAATGGAAGAAAGATTTATTTGTCAGTGGATTGACGCCATGTTAACTTTTGTAAAGTTACCTTACCTATGCGTCACAATCCCTCCAATCCTCAAGTCAGCCTGCTGCGATATGAAATTCGTGAAATTGTGGATTTTGTGCAGAAATTGCAGGAGCTGAATCCGGCGCTGGTCATTGAAAACGAAAATATTGGAGATCCGGTGGCCAAGGGTTGGCCCATTCCACCTTTTTTAAAAGATTTGATTCGCACGGAAATTGAGATTCCCGGGGATAAAGTTTTTGGCTACACCCATTCCCGCGGGCACATTGAAACGCGCAAATGGATCACACAATACTGCAAACGGTTCTCTCCAAGTGTGGATTTGGACTACGAAAATGTGCTGATCACCAGCGGGCTTGGAGCCGGAATTTCTGCGCTGTACCACATGCTCCCCAAAGGGCTTCGCATCCTACAGCCGAGCCCCTCTTACCCCACGCACGCGTCCATGGAATCTTTTGCGGCCGGTGCGGATCCCATTTTATACAAACTGGATCCCCTCAATAATTGGCAGCCCGATCTTGCGGATATGGAGGCTCAAATTGTGGCGCATCCGGAAGTGATTGGAATTTTGCTCATCAATCCCAACAACCCCACCGGAGCCATTTACAGCAAAGAGACCTTGGAAAAAGTGATTGCCTTAGCCAAAGCCCACGGACTGATGATTTTTTCGGATGAGATTTATTTCCGATTGGTTTACAACGATATGAACTTTGTTTCCATCACGGAATTGGCGCACGAGCAGGTGCCTTTGGTGGTGATGCGCGGCCTCTCCAAAGATGTGCCTTGGCCTGGCGGCCGCTGC from Candidatus Gracilibacteria bacterium encodes:
- a CDS encoding pyridoxal phosphate-dependent aminotransferase — protein: MRHNPSNPQVSLLRYEIREIVDFVQKLQELNPALVIENENIGDPVAKGWPIPPFLKDLIRTEIEIPGDKVFGYTHSRGHIETRKWITQYCKRFSPSVDLDYENVLITSGLGAGISALYHMLPKGLRILQPSPSYPTHASMESFAAGADPILYKLDPLNNWQPDLADMEAQIVAHPEVIGILLINPNNPTGAIYSKETLEKVIALAKAHGLMIFSDEIYFRLVYNDMNFVSITELAHEQVPLVVMRGLSKDVPWPGGRCGWLEFHGTHLDKDYKDYVDSVKKRVLMEVCSVTLPQFLLPKIYEHPDFETWLHSYNAHLEENSRIIAEILSGVKGLTVNRTNGAFYMMPIFEEGVLKPGQTLPIEHEGVRKFVEEKTANPDLPLDKRFVYYLLANTGICSVPASSFFSPHLGFRITTLDYHPDRLKEIYEKLARAIEGYLASC